In one window of Fibrobacterota bacterium DNA:
- the bamD gene encoding outer membrane protein assembly factor BamD encodes LQTASELYQRIPKEFPTADIAPVALFNAGVMQEKQKKWPDAIKIYMLFCDAFYESKLLPKVLFREAKCREQDGQWKTAGDKYLNLTRAHPESPEAEPALYNAGFAYLNGNAQDSAARAFEAYALKYPQKEEAPNLLFRAVELYGEMRNWEKVAELQSQFTRRYANDKGRMIQALCMGGMAAFNRSRPDEATKLMTQALREFASLKTADPTPRFYAAQAQHTLGEIASRRMRDLPIRPGAYDADVKAKTVLLKAAVDEYLKVLDFRIVDWALRAAYSLGQSFEDFGTQVYEAPRKPARGPGEQLDREDDALSSLSASYARAQQQYLQVLSIGRKQEVNNKWVGEANARLTGMATRYMGCQIKAMAQVPQLLRVDAGTPEKAIAGKLQQIARITPYHEQGLKYFMSFFDIAQEYELDPKLVDSLGGAILKSTHALGGHYVDAADLARSSPFPAGFQPMERFFYQVKLVQEGIPKLEAKAMEYFQQGLDFAAKYNLKRDPLYDSLGIALGRAQFVQAKCLDLLAVEALVHPPIPTGAGPEQRKTYQEKLENVGYQLQDQAAEKYRALVAKVVAGTVPAEWGELAFARLYQIEPDKWTRSSDQDTIMDFYSGKEWMALPALPAQGWPAADNPEWKKVRKGIMPKADYPEEVKTFPRFLWCGDKGQGPKIDTVLATYIPWKQVFAQTAIDLPNQIQGLDLEVVARPEWAVLLDNDTVLTHKAIAGPWNKGTAKDVWPAVSKKLPTGRHYLRIAAKNDKPNEGFGVWLRLRVRYKLPGTGAMFPWNQATPSPQYLKSLLERDLRIPNFTNRPAGL; translated from the coding sequence CTCCAGACCGCTTCCGAGCTATACCAGCGCATCCCCAAGGAATTCCCCACGGCGGACATCGCCCCGGTGGCCCTGTTCAACGCGGGCGTGATGCAGGAGAAGCAGAAAAAGTGGCCGGATGCCATCAAGATTTACATGCTTTTCTGCGATGCCTTTTACGAATCCAAGCTGCTCCCGAAGGTGCTTTTCCGGGAAGCCAAATGCCGGGAGCAGGACGGGCAGTGGAAGACGGCGGGCGATAAATACCTGAACCTCACGCGCGCGCATCCCGAAAGCCCCGAGGCCGAACCCGCGTTGTACAACGCCGGCTTCGCCTATCTCAACGGAAACGCGCAGGATTCGGCGGCGCGCGCCTTCGAGGCGTATGCCCTGAAGTATCCGCAAAAGGAAGAAGCCCCGAACCTGCTGTTCCGCGCCGTGGAACTCTACGGGGAAATGCGGAACTGGGAAAAGGTGGCGGAGTTGCAATCCCAGTTCACCCGCCGTTACGCGAACGACAAGGGCCGCATGATCCAGGCGCTGTGCATGGGAGGCATGGCGGCTTTCAACCGCAGCCGTCCGGACGAAGCCACCAAGCTGATGACGCAAGCGCTACGCGAATTCGCCAGCCTCAAAACCGCCGATCCCACGCCGCGTTTCTACGCCGCCCAGGCCCAGCACACCCTCGGCGAAATCGCCTCCCGCCGCATGCGCGATCTGCCCATCCGGCCGGGGGCCTACGATGCGGACGTGAAAGCCAAGACGGTCCTGCTGAAGGCCGCCGTGGACGAGTACCTGAAGGTGCTCGACTTCCGCATCGTGGATTGGGCCCTGCGGGCCGCCTACTCGTTGGGCCAAAGCTTCGAGGACTTCGGCACCCAGGTATACGAGGCGCCCCGCAAGCCGGCGCGCGGTCCCGGCGAACAACTCGATCGGGAGGACGATGCCCTTTCGTCGCTTTCGGCTTCCTACGCCCGGGCCCAGCAGCAATACCTGCAAGTGCTTTCCATCGGGCGGAAGCAAGAGGTCAACAACAAGTGGGTGGGGGAGGCCAACGCGCGCCTGACGGGCATGGCCACGCGCTATATGGGCTGCCAGATCAAGGCCATGGCCCAGGTGCCGCAGTTATTGCGCGTGGATGCCGGCACTCCCGAGAAAGCCATCGCCGGCAAGCTGCAGCAAATCGCCCGTATCACGCCTTACCATGAACAAGGCCTCAAGTATTTCATGTCCTTCTTCGACATCGCGCAAGAGTACGAACTCGATCCTAAGCTGGTCGATTCCCTGGGCGGAGCCATCCTCAAGAGCACGCATGCCCTCGGCGGCCACTACGTGGACGCGGCCGACTTGGCCCGCTCATCGCCGTTCCCGGCCGGCTTCCAACCCATGGAGCGCTTTTTCTATCAGGTCAAGCTGGTGCAGGAAGGCATCCCCAAGCTGGAAGCGAAGGCCATGGAGTATTTCCAGCAAGGCCTGGATTTCGCGGCCAAGTACAACCTGAAGCGGGATCCGCTCTACGATAGCTTGGGTATAGCCCTGGGCCGGGCCCAGTTCGTGCAGGCCAAATGCCTGGATCTGCTCGCGGTGGAAGCCCTCGTCCATCCCCCCATCCCGACCGGGGCCGGTCCCGAGCAGCGCAAGACTTACCAGGAAAAGCTCGAGAATGTTGGGTATCAGTTGCAGGACCAGGCCGCGGAAAAGTACCGGGCCTTGGTCGCCAAGGTCGTCGCCGGGACGGTCCCGGCGGAATGGGGCGAACTGGCCTTCGCGCGTCTCTACCAGATCGAGCCCGATAAATGGACGCGCAGTTCCGATCAGGACACCATCATGGACTTCTATTCGGGGAAGGAATGGATGGCGCTGCCGGCATTGCCCGCGCAGGGCTGGCCCGCCGCGGATAATCCCGAGTGGAAGAAGGTCCGCAAAGGCATCATGCCCAAAGCCGATTACCCGGAGGAAGTCAAAACCTTCCCCCGCTTCCTATGGTGCGGCGACAAGGGCCAAGGCCCCAAGATCGATACCGTGCTCGCGACCTATATCCCCTGGAAACAGGTCTTCGCGCAAACCGCCATCGACCTTCCCAACCAGATCCAAGGGTTGGATCTCGAAGTCGTGGCCCGCCCCGAATGGGCGGTTCTGTTGGATAACGATACGGTACTCACGCATAAGGCCATCGCGGGCCCGTGGAACAAGGGGACCGCGAAGGACGTGTGGCCGGCGGTTTCCAAGAAGCTCCCGACCGGGCGGCATTACCTGCGCATCGCGGCGAAGAACGATAAACCCAACGAAGGTTTCGGCGTGTGGTTGCGGTTGCGCGTGCGCTACAAGCTGCCGGGAACCGGGGCCATGTTTCCTTGGAATCAAGCCACTCCCAGCCCCCAGTACCTGAAATCCCTCCTCGAACGCGATCTGCGTATCCCTAATTTCACCAACCGTCCGGCGGGCCTATGA
- a CDS encoding 2,3-bisphosphoglycerate-independent phosphoglycerate mutase, with translation MLQRFSKFPGVKGPLVIVVMDGYGIAPPTEGNAIALARKPILDGLLAKYPNTLLKAHGKAVGLPSDDDMGNSEVGHNAIGAGAVYEQGASLVNQAIASGKLFERQAWKDVAGNAQRGGTLHFLGLFSDGNVHSHINHLTALIKRAKQEGARQVRVHVLLDGRDVGETSALDYVLPFEKFLKEISDSGFDARIASGGGRMKITMDRYEADWSMVERGWKCHVLAEGRSFASAEEAINTLRSEAGRVIDQDLPPFVIAKDGKPVGPIVDGDSVVFFNFRGDRAIEISRAFEDDNFPYFDRKRRPKVVYAGMLEYDGDLHIPKRYLVAPPEIKNTMGEQLASMGISQLAISETQKFGHVTYFWNGNRSGKFDDKTETYIEIPSDRVSFDERPWMKAAEITDAMIEQIKTGKYRCARMNYANGDMVGHTGNLRAATMAVEAVDLELGRLLPVIDAMDGMAIITADHGNADEMLEMDKKTGKPALDKTGHFKAKTSHTLNPVPCIFYGKQALGLKINGSGYGLSDLAATTANLLGYQPSEGWDRSILSFD, from the coding sequence ATGCTCCAGCGCTTCTCCAAGTTCCCCGGCGTCAAAGGTCCCCTCGTCATCGTCGTCATGGACGGTTACGGCATCGCCCCACCTACGGAAGGCAACGCCATCGCCCTGGCCCGCAAGCCCATTCTGGACGGCCTGCTCGCCAAATACCCGAACACCTTGCTGAAGGCCCACGGGAAAGCGGTGGGGCTGCCCAGCGACGACGACATGGGCAATTCCGAGGTGGGCCACAATGCCATCGGGGCGGGCGCGGTGTATGAACAGGGCGCATCGCTGGTGAACCAGGCCATCGCGTCGGGCAAGCTGTTCGAGCGGCAAGCATGGAAGGACGTGGCGGGGAATGCCCAACGCGGTGGGACCCTGCATTTCCTGGGCCTCTTTTCGGACGGCAACGTGCATTCGCATATCAACCATCTGACCGCCCTCATCAAGCGGGCCAAGCAGGAGGGCGCGCGCCAAGTGCGGGTGCACGTCCTGCTGGATGGCCGGGACGTGGGCGAGACTTCGGCCCTGGATTACGTGCTGCCTTTCGAGAAGTTCCTGAAGGAAATCTCCGACTCCGGCTTCGACGCGCGCATCGCGAGCGGAGGCGGGCGCATGAAGATCACCATGGATCGCTATGAAGCGGATTGGAGCATGGTGGAGCGCGGGTGGAAATGCCACGTGCTGGCCGAGGGTCGCTCCTTCGCTTCGGCGGAGGAGGCCATCAATACCCTGCGGTCCGAAGCCGGGAGGGTGATCGATCAGGATTTGCCGCCCTTCGTGATCGCGAAGGATGGGAAGCCCGTCGGGCCCATCGTGGACGGCGATAGCGTGGTGTTCTTCAATTTCCGGGGCGACCGCGCCATCGAGATCTCGCGGGCCTTCGAGGACGACAACTTCCCCTATTTCGATCGCAAGCGCCGGCCCAAGGTAGTGTATGCGGGCATGCTGGAATATGACGGCGATTTGCATATTCCCAAGCGGTACCTGGTGGCGCCGCCGGAGATCAAGAACACCATGGGCGAGCAATTGGCCTCCATGGGAATTTCGCAATTGGCCATCTCGGAGACCCAGAAGTTCGGGCACGTGACCTATTTCTGGAACGGCAACCGTAGCGGCAAGTTCGATGACAAGACCGAGACCTATATCGAAATCCCGTCGGACCGGGTCTCATTCGATGAGCGGCCTTGGATGAAGGCGGCGGAGATCACGGACGCGATGATCGAGCAGATCAAGACCGGGAAGTACCGCTGCGCGCGCATGAACTACGCCAATGGCGACATGGTCGGTCATACCGGCAATCTGCGGGCGGCGACCATGGCCGTGGAAGCGGTCGATCTGGAACTGGGGCGCCTGCTGCCGGTTATCGATGCCATGGACGGGATGGCCATCATTACGGCCGATCACGGGAACGCGGACGAGATGCTGGAGATGGATAAGAAGACGGGAAAGCCGGCCTTGGATAAGACCGGGCATTTCAAGGCCAAGACCAGCCACACCTTGAATCCCGTCCCTTGCATCTTCTACGGGAAGCAGGCGCTTGGGCTTAAGATCAACGGGTCGGGATACGGGTTGTCGGACCTGGCGGCGACCACCGCGAATCTATTGGGGTATCAGCCTTCCGAAGGTTGGGACCGCTCGATCCTGTCGTTCGACTAG
- a CDS encoding class I SAM-dependent RNA methyltransferase, whose protein sequence is MQLARRAAPDLVLGAKHPEPLARLEYAQELDLKNRALQEFWTARGLPDKPNRILPSPRPRGYRTTTKRRVVRKAGGFVLAFLTDASAAAHPKAASESRLEPPEHKAIYDFLLTKLNTDPYHGLANALNYIIIRGDYGHPAVFFNLHRLNADVVRKAKLLGQHLQGDVYKVASAFIFFDPSRSEYYFEARDPEGPWKLKKLFGTDDIRMQVRDRTYVFNPTSFCQVNASILPDFLGKAEQLLKPKPEYRLLDLYCGFGFFTLPLGKGYGEATGVDLGGPAITSAQKMAAGEKDTHVRFKAGRISAKTLERLLPPPTADKPEALLLDPPRQGTEPGVIRALAARNPARILHIFCDMDTLPKEVNQWRKAGFMVSKVVPLDMFPGTDDLEVMVLFIPDRYGILNRIDKERFQRTQTEEEVPEAPVPVKRVVERAKPGRGGSGRGRGAR, encoded by the coding sequence ATGCAATTGGCCCGGAGGGCCGCGCCGGACCTGGTCCTGGGGGCGAAGCATCCCGAGCCGCTGGCGCGATTGGAATACGCTCAAGAGTTGGATCTGAAGAACCGCGCCTTGCAGGAGTTCTGGACCGCACGCGGCTTGCCGGACAAGCCCAATCGCATCCTGCCTTCGCCCCGGCCGCGCGGCTACCGCACCACCACCAAACGCCGCGTGGTACGAAAAGCCGGAGGCTTCGTCCTCGCCTTCCTGACCGACGCTTCCGCGGCGGCGCATCCCAAGGCGGCCTCGGAATCCCGCTTGGAGCCCCCGGAGCACAAGGCCATCTACGATTTCCTGTTGACGAAGCTCAACACCGATCCGTACCACGGCCTGGCCAATGCGCTGAACTACATCATCATCCGCGGGGATTACGGCCATCCCGCCGTCTTTTTCAACCTGCATCGGCTGAACGCCGACGTGGTGCGCAAGGCCAAACTCCTGGGGCAACACTTGCAAGGGGACGTCTACAAGGTCGCCTCCGCCTTTATCTTCTTCGATCCTTCCCGGTCGGAATACTATTTCGAGGCCCGCGATCCGGAGGGACCGTGGAAGCTGAAGAAGCTTTTCGGAACTGATGATATCCGCATGCAGGTGCGAGATAGGACCTATGTTTTCAATCCCACCTCATTCTGCCAGGTGAACGCCTCCATCCTGCCGGATTTCCTGGGCAAAGCGGAGCAGTTGCTCAAGCCCAAGCCGGAATACCGCCTGCTGGACCTGTACTGCGGCTTCGGCTTCTTTACCTTGCCCCTGGGCAAAGGCTATGGCGAAGCCACGGGAGTCGACCTGGGCGGGCCGGCCATTACCTCGGCCCAGAAGATGGCCGCGGGCGAGAAGGATACCCATGTCCGCTTCAAGGCCGGACGCATTTCCGCCAAAACCCTTGAGCGCCTCCTCCCTCCACCCACCGCGGACAAGCCTGAGGCCCTGCTGCTCGACCCTCCCCGCCAAGGCACCGAGCCCGGAGTCATCCGCGCCCTGGCCGCCCGCAACCCGGCTCGCATCCTGCACATCTTCTGCGACATGGATACCCTGCCGAAAGAAGTGAATCAATGGCGCAAGGCCGGTTTCATGGTTTCGAAGGTGGTCCCGCTGGATATGTTCCCGGGTACCGATGACCTCGAAGTGATGGTGTTGTTCATCCCGGATCGGTACGGGATCCTGAATCGCATCGATAAGGAACGCTTCCAACGCACGCAGACCGAGGAGGAGGTGCCCGAAGCGCCGGTTCCGGTGAAGCGGGTCGTGGAGCGGGCGAAGCCTGGTAGAGGTGGGTCTGGCCGTGGGCGTGGGGCGAGGTAG
- a CDS encoding CbiX/SirB N-terminal domain-containing protein: protein MEYRKALILLGHGSRTPGAFEEMQDLVQRLQSRYPDILVLSAYLSLSQPDLPAATAQAVANGAAEVRILPLFFFSGKHVQEDIPRLAAHVEAAHPGTRIVLLEAAGRHPGFAAFVGRAAGFAPEE, encoded by the coding sequence TTGGAATACCGAAAGGCCTTGATTCTCCTGGGCCATGGCAGCCGGACCCCGGGGGCGTTTGAGGAAATGCAGGACCTGGTCCAGCGCCTCCAATCGCGATACCCGGATATCCTGGTCTTATCCGCCTATTTGAGTTTATCGCAGCCCGATTTGCCGGCCGCCACCGCACAAGCCGTGGCGAACGGAGCCGCGGAAGTACGCATCCTCCCGCTCTTCTTTTTCTCGGGGAAGCATGTGCAAGAGGATATCCCGCGCCTCGCGGCGCATGTGGAGGCGGCCCATCCGGGGACGCGCATCGTGCTTTTGGAGGCCGCCGGGCGGCATCCCGGCTTCGCGGCCTTCGTAGGCCGTGCCGCCGGCTTCGCTCCGGAGGAATAG
- a CDS encoding STAS domain-containing protein, protein MAQANVKVMTFEGQPCIEIRGEWDQAGLDALIKAFQKTLPKAEGHLFLKLSDLDYLDSAGLGVIMFNMNELAKRGAKLVLIQPSEEMRHILRTTSLDKVLEIR, encoded by the coding sequence ATGGCGCAAGCAAACGTAAAAGTCATGACCTTCGAGGGGCAACCCTGCATCGAGATCCGCGGCGAGTGGGATCAGGCCGGCTTGGACGCGTTGATCAAAGCCTTCCAGAAAACCTTGCCGAAAGCGGAGGGGCATCTCTTCCTCAAACTCAGCGATTTGGATTACCTGGACAGCGCCGGCTTAGGCGTCATCATGTTCAATATGAACGAACTCGCGAAGCGCGGGGCCAAACTCGTTCTAATCCAGCCTTCCGAGGAAATGCGCCATATCCTGCGCACGACCTCCTTGGACAAGGTGCTGGAAATCCGCTAA
- the gcvT gene encoding glycine cleavage system aminomethyltransferase GcvT — MACRAGPGRHEPPRPQTSDLPSGPQSPRRNVADPKKTPLYDIHVALGAKMVPFAGFSMPVQYSGIRQEHDAVRKTVGLFDVSHMGNFFVTGKGSKGFLQRATVNDVDKLKDMDVQYSALCYPNGTVVDDILVYRLGPERFKLVVNASNIEKDYAWLESLRKADPEGAGVELLDASAELGILSLQGPHALAVAAAVMQSDPAKVATYKAGFGKVLGADMLYSRTGYTGEDGFEFFPENRLLPGLWKALLEAGSRYDILPIGLGARDTLRLEAGYSLYGHELTDKTNLIEAGLGWITALDKGDFTGRSGLAPKAQPGGMERKVVGLEMLELAIPREGVVVRAGGKDAGVVTSGTMSPTLGKGIAMAYVSMPFAKTGTEVEVMIRDVAKRAKVVPRHFYKRAKT; from the coding sequence ATGGCGTGCCGGGCCGGGCCGGGTCGTCATGAGCCGCCCAGGCCGCAGACGAGCGATCTTCCATCAGGGCCCCAAAGTCCAAGGAGAAACGTGGCTGATCCCAAGAAAACCCCGCTTTACGATATCCATGTGGCCTTGGGGGCCAAGATGGTTCCCTTCGCAGGCTTCAGCATGCCGGTCCAATATTCCGGCATCCGCCAGGAGCACGATGCCGTACGCAAGACGGTCGGCCTGTTCGACGTTTCCCATATGGGTAACTTCTTCGTGACCGGGAAGGGATCCAAGGGTTTCCTGCAACGGGCCACGGTCAATGACGTGGATAAGCTGAAGGACATGGACGTCCAATACTCGGCTTTGTGCTATCCGAACGGAACCGTGGTGGACGATATCCTGGTTTATCGCCTGGGTCCGGAGCGTTTCAAATTGGTCGTCAATGCCAGCAATATCGAGAAGGACTACGCGTGGCTGGAGAGCCTACGGAAGGCGGATCCGGAGGGCGCGGGAGTCGAGCTCTTGGACGCCAGCGCGGAGCTGGGGATCCTGTCCCTGCAAGGCCCGCATGCGTTGGCCGTCGCGGCTGCTGTCATGCAAAGCGATCCTGCGAAGGTGGCCACCTACAAGGCCGGTTTTGGAAAGGTGCTGGGCGCGGACATGCTTTACAGCCGCACCGGGTATACCGGGGAGGATGGTTTCGAATTCTTCCCCGAAAACCGGCTTTTGCCCGGCCTATGGAAGGCATTATTGGAAGCGGGATCCCGCTATGATATCCTACCGATAGGGCTGGGGGCCCGGGATACCCTTCGCTTGGAGGCGGGCTATTCCCTGTATGGGCACGAACTCACCGACAAGACTAATCTCATCGAAGCCGGGCTGGGCTGGATCACCGCATTGGATAAGGGCGATTTCACGGGACGGTCGGGCCTCGCGCCCAAGGCGCAGCCGGGCGGCATGGAGCGGAAGGTGGTCGGACTGGAAATGCTCGAACTCGCCATCCCGCGCGAAGGCGTGGTGGTGCGGGCGGGCGGGAAGGATGCCGGCGTGGTGACCTCGGGCACCATGTCGCCGACCCTGGGCAAAGGCATCGCCATGGCCTACGTGTCTATGCCCTTCGCGAAAACGGGAACCGAAGTGGAAGTGATGATCCGGGACGTGGCCAAGCGCGCCAAGGTCGTTCCGAGGCATTTCTACAAGCGCGCCAAGACCTAG